CGGGGTGCATGGTCCGGATGCGGATGAACAAGATCCGAGCACGTACGACATCTCCGCGCAAGGGCCCATGGCGCCGTGCCGGATCGATGCCGCCGTGATTACGGGGCTCACGCTCTCACGATGTTCTGGTCCGCACGGCCCGGACCCGTGCGGCTGCCGCTCGGGTCATCTCGGACTTCCGCGCCGCGAACGGTGCGCGGCACGGAAGCTCACACGCGCTTCTCTGCCCGCCCGGCCTGGATCACCGACGCCATCACGGCCACAGACCGCGTCAACCGGACACACGTCGAGGATTCCGTCGCCGGGACCTGAACACCGGTCCACTGACGCCGCCGTCACCCGCCTGTGCCGGGCTCCTGCTGGCGGACGGGATGGCCCCTGAGACGGCCCGACGCCCAGTCACTATCCGTCACCGGCCGTCGTGTGGTGGTATGACCGGGGGACTGGCGCACGAGGGAGGGCGGTGCCATGGGAGGTCTGCTCTCCGAGCTTGGCAAGAAGCTGGCAGAACGGTGGTTCTCTCTGCTTGTCCTGCCAGGGGCGCTCTACCTCGCTGTGCTGGCAGTTGCCCAGACCCTCGGTCACACCCACCCCTTCGACGCGCTGCGCCTCGCCGGACGATCCAGCAGCTAGACCAGATGAGGCAGTCGGACTCGGCCGACACACAAGTCATCGACACGAGTGACCAGCAAGTCAGCGACACCGCGAATCGGATCATCAGCGCATGGCTGGACAAACCAATCGCGCAACCACAGGCGGCAGCGTAAGAAGGCCACCCGGTTGTCGGACGCGGGGTCGATTCCCGGGAAGGGGTCGAAGTAGCCGTACTGGGCTATGCGTTGATAGTGCGCCCAGTCCCATTGCTCCCAGCGGGACAGCCATGGGGCGGGTGTCCTGGCGTCGGATCCGGCAGGGGACAGCCAGGCGGTGCAGTAGGCGACGAGCCACAGCCCCAGACGCGTAACAGGTAGAGCCGGAGCCCCCGGAGGTCCGTGAGGGTCAGTCGGTCGAGCAGTCGCCGCTGCTCGGGGGCGCCGGTGGGGTTCCGTACGGGACCTGGATTGCGTGCAGGATCACGGTGTGCCGGACTCGAGGCCGACTGCTTGGCGGTGGGCAGGGCCGTGGTCATCGGGCATCCATTCCTGGGTCCGTCGGTTACGGGACGCCGAGTTCGAAAAGGCCGTAGCCCGCGTACGAGCCGGAAGCCAGGGCCGCGATGCCGAGGAGCATGAGCTGGTGGGTCAGGCTGAGGCGGCGCAGGGCGAGGGCGAGCGGGAGAAAGAGCGGGAAGAGGGGGAGCAGATAGCGGGAGACGTTGCCGAATATCTGCTGGCTGCCCAGGATGAGGACGAGGGTGAGGACGGTGTAGACCGTCAGGACGGCCGGGGGACGCAGCCGGATCAGCAGCGGGAGCAGTGCGAGCGCGAGCAGGACGACACCGATGCCGATCAGGTCCGCGAAGGGCCAGGCGGAGAGATAGTCGGAGTGGCCCACCGGGACGGATGTGAGGACGTCGAGGGTGTGCTGGCCGTAGTCCCACTCGTGGGCCCAGGCACCGGACTGAAGCCTGAAGTAGCCGCCGTAGTCGCCCATTTGGTGACCCACCCAGCCGAGATAGGCGAGGAGGCCGAGCGGGGCGACGGCCATCGCGGCCACCGGACGCAGGATGCCGTCCCGGCGACGGTAGAGCGCGAGCAGGGCCGCGACGGCGACGGCGGCGATCAGCGCTATGGCGGTGGGCCGGTTGAGCCCTGCCACGCAGGCGAGGAGACCGGCGGTGAGCCAGCGGCCGCTCAGGACGGCATGGCAGGTCCAGACGGCCAGGGCCACGTAGAGGGAGTCGGAGTAGACCGCCCACTCCACGCCGGAACCGGGCCAGACGGCCCAGAGTCCGGCCGCGGCCAGCCCGGCCCGTCTGCCGCCGAGGCGTTCGGTGATGGCGTAGATGCCCAGGGCGGCGGCCAGGGAGGCGACGACGGAGACCAGCAGGCCGGCGCCGTACACGCCGAGGCCGGTGAGCTCGGAGACCAGCCGCATCAGCGCCGGGTAGAGCGGGAAGAACGCCGCCGAGTTCCCTTCGAGGGTGATCGGGCCGGTGGCGCCGGGGATCGGGACCAGCTGAGGGTCGTACCCGTGCACGGCGATCTGCTGGTACCACCAGCCGTCCCAGCTGGCCAGGACGTCCCACGGGTGGGCGCCGCCGCCGAAGCGCGGGTTCTTCGTGCGGTAGTCCCCGGCGGAGTGCAGCAGCCACATGAAGGCGGCGAAGCCGATGAACTTGAGCGTGCCGTAGACGGCCAGTACGGGGCCGTAGTACTCGGCTGTGCGGCGCAGCCGGCGCCGGCGGTCGGGGCCCGTGGTGGCGGGCTGCTGCGACAGCCTCGCGTTCCAGCTCAGGGTGCTGGTCGCGGTCGTACGGGCGGTGGTCCTGATCATGCGCGGAACACCCACGCTCGGAAGGACAGGAATCGCAGCAGCGTCGCGGCCAGGTTGGCGGCGAGGAGTACGGCGAGTTCGGTGGCCTGCCCGGCCGAGGGCACCGCGTGGTGCAGGGCGGCGAGCGAACCGCCGGTGAGCGCCAGGCCGATCAGGAGGACGACCAGGCCCCTGCCCTGGTGGCGCAGCACACCGCCGCGGCCACGGAGGCCGAAGGTGAGCCGCCTGTTCACGGCCGTGTTGGCGACGGCGCAGACCAGCAGCGCGAGTGCGTTGGCGGCCTGGGATCCGGCCACCGGGCGCAGCGCCGCGTAGAGGAGCAGGTACGCGAGGGTGCTGACGGCTCCTACGGCGGCGAAGCACATGAGTTGGGTGGCGAGCCTGCCCGGTGCGTCGGCGCCACCGTCGCGGAGCGACCCGCCCGGCGGCAGCGTGTCCCGTGCCAGTGCCCTGCCGATCCTGGCGATGCCGCGCAGGTCGGCCAGTGCCGTGGCGAGGATGTCGACCCGGGTATCGGGATCGTCCACCCAGTCGACCGGCACCTCATGGATGCGCAGCCCGGCACGCTCGGCGATCACCAGCAGTTCGGTGTCGAAGAACCACTCTGAGTCCTGTATGAGGGGCAGCAGTCGCTCGGCCACATCACGCCGCACTGCCTTGAATCCGCACTGCGCGTCGGAGAAGCCCACGGCGAGGACGGAGCGCAGGAGGGCGTTGTAGCAACGAGAGGTGATCTCTCGCTTGGGGCCGCGCACCACCCGGGAACCGGGGGCCAGGCGGGTGCCGATGGCGATATCGGAGTGGCCGGAGAGCAGCGGGGCCACGAGCGGCAGCAACGCCGTCAGTTCCGTGGACAGGTCCACATCCATGTACGCGAGTACAGGGGCCGACGAGAGCGACCAGGAGGTACGCAGCGCCCGGCCGCGCCCCTTCTCGGCCAGCCGAAGCCACTGTGCTTCGGGCAGTTCGTCTGCCAGCCGAGCGGCGATCCGCGGGGTGCTGTCCGTGCTGGCGTTGTCGGCGATGGTGATACGGAACGGATAGGGGAAGGTCTCGCACAGGTGCGCGTGGAGCCGTCGCACGCTCGGCTCCAAATCTCTCTCCTCATTGAACACGGGGACGACTACGTCCAGGACGGGCTCCGGGTGGTGCGTCGCCACCGGTGCGCGGTGCGGCAGTCGGCTCAGGTCCTTCAGGGCAAGCGGCCCTTGACTTCTCATGTTTTGTCCTTTTTGTGACCTGGTACGGGGCAGGCCGAAGACACTCGGGGCGACGGAGCGCTACGGCGTTACGGGATGACGAGCGAGGGCAAGGTGATCGACAGCTAGCGCCGCGCGGTCGCCGTACCCGAAGGCGGGGCCGAGGTCGAGGGCGGCGACTCGCCCTCCGTGCTTCCCGGCCGGGTTTCGGTGGCCGTGGCCGTACTCCCGGTCGTGGCCGGCGGCGTGATTGCGGCGGTCCCGTCCGGGGACGCGGGTGCAGTGGAGGTGCCCGAGGAGGGGGGTGCGCTCGGGGGCGCGTCGGGTGTCGTGGGCGGGGCGGAGGGCGACGGGCTCGTCGCGGACTGTGGGCCGGGGTGGCTGGGCTCGACCCGAGTCGCATGGCCGGGCAGCAGGAACAGTCCGACACTGAGGCCGACGACGGCCAGGACGGAGCCGACTGCCCTCTGCGCGGCCCGTTTCCGACAGCGGACACGCACGCCTGCCCGGAGACGTTCCCGGTGCTTCGGCTCGAACGGTGCGGGCGCCTCGGTGTCGCGCATCATCTGTGCCAGCTGCCGCTCGAAGTGATCCATGGGGTTCTCCTTCACCGCACCGGCTCGTTCACATTGCCCAGGAGCTGCCTCAGTTGCGCCACTCCGCGTGCGGCGTGGGACCGAGCCGTGCCCACCGGGCACCCGAGCGCCTCCGCCACCTGCCCCTCGGGCAGGTCCTGGTAGTAGCGCATCACCACCGCCACTCTCTGCTTCGGCGACAACTGGGCCAGCGCGGCCTCCAGCCGAGAACGCTCCACCACGTCCGCGGATACATCGCCGACTGCCGCCGCCTCGGGCAGCTGTTCGACGGGACGTTCACCCCACCAACGCCGCTGTCCCGAGCGTGCCGCCGCACGCACCATCACCTTGCGGAGATACGGCTCCGGTGCGTCATCCGCGACCCTGGGCCAGGCAAACCAGAGCTTGACCAAGGACTCCTGCAACAAGTCCTCGGCCCGATGCCGATCGCCTCCGACGAGCAGACGGGCCAGGTGGACCAGCACCGACCAGCGGGCAGCCACGAACTCATCGAACGCGCGGGCTCGACTCTGCTCCATCCGCACTGTCCCTGTTCTCGCCGGTCGCCTACACCCTGTAGAAGGCACTGGCACGCGGCCCACGATGCACCTGCGGCCCGTGATCTGGATCACAGGGCAAGTCGACGACAAGCGCGAGACGCTCCTCCGTCCCGTCCCGTCCAGTCAGCGACGCCGACGACGAGGACGCGGTTCGACGGCCCCGGCCGACGGCCACCCGCCCGACGGGAAGGGCACCGCCGTCGAAGAACAATGGTGCCAACCCCTTCGGCCGCAGGGGGATTTCCGTACCTCCAGGTGGGAGGACGGCCCCGGTCGTCCACGAAGCGGTGTTGGCAGCAGCCGCCGAGCGGCTCGAGACCCCGGGCAATGCGAGCTACCTGTTCCGCCCGAACTGCTACAGCCGCGGAACGGACACAGTGACCAACTTCTGAGCCGGACCAAGCCCAGCGATGACGCTCCCCGCCTCGTCATGGGGCGCCTGCGCTCCACCTGGCTGGTCGATCTCTTCGAATCCCGAGTCCCGATCACTGTGATCGTCGCGGCGGCAGGCGTGGACACGCTTCACGGATTCTCCCGCATCCTGCCGTTCCTCCGCGGCATCCCGGCCGACGAAGCTGCCGCACTGCTGCGAGGCGACTAGGCAGTTTCGTTTGGATCTAGTGATCGTTGGGTCGATGTGCCGTTGACTGATACGCAGTGGGCGAGAATCGAGCCGTTACTGCCGGTGCAACGCGACTTCACCGCGAACGTGCCGAACCGGCTGCGGGCCACCGACCTGACCGTGATCGCGACCGAGGAGGGCCCGCTGTGGCTGTCCGCGATCCGCGACGCGTCCTCCCGCCGGGTGGTGGCCCGGGAAACCTCCGCCCGCGCGGACGCCGACCTGGTCCTGACCACGCTGGAGTATGAGACCGAGACCAGCGAGGGCGACGACAGCACCACGTACCCGGTCGAACAGCTCTGGCCACCGTGCCCCATCCCCGCCAGCGGGAGGGCGGCGCCAACCCTTGCCTTCGTGCTGGCGCTGGCCGAGTGCGCGGTACTCGTGAGAAGTGAGTTGGATGCCCCGTTCGCAAACGATGTCTGCGTTCCGTGAGGAGGCCGGCGAGCCGTTGCGGTAGTTCCTCGGTCGCTGACTGACTGCCGAAGGATGCCTGGGCGGCGAGGCGTGCCGCTTTTGCGCGACACGCTGAGTGATGGCATTGTTACAGGTGGTCACTGTGAGGGCAGGTGGCGGATCTCATCCTCTGCCCGGAGTTGTGACAAATCCCGTGCACTGCCCGCCCGCTCGCACGTGATCAGGGATGGGCTGTGGCGGGCCCGTGAACAACACCTACGCAGAGGCGGTAGCTGTCCCATGTCACAGGAAGCCAGGATCGACGTCGAACTGACGTGGAAGCAGGCCGAGGAGAAGTCCTCGGCGGACAAGGTGGCGGAGTTCGCCAAGAACCTGCCGCAGGGCCCTTGGTTCGGCACCCCGACGGGCGCGGCGCGCGACAGCGACCGGCAGCCGAAGCACACCTGGCCGCTTCGGTCCGCCCGACCGTACCGGCGGGAGGTGGCCCTCGGCGAGGCTGCGGTCTACCTCGCCGACGGCCACGACGAGCTGGAGCGGCCGTTCATCTTCGCGGACGGCTTCAACTACGGCCGCAGTGACCTGCCGGGGCTGTTCGCCCACTTCAACGCGCCCTACCCGGGCAGCAACGTGGGCTTCCTCGAGCAGCTGCTCACCGCGGGCATCGACGTTGTCCTGGTCGGCTTCGAGGAGCGCCACACCTACATCCAGGCCAACGCCGGGGTGGTGATCAGCGCCATCAACAAGGTCATCCAAGAGAGGCAGGGCGGTGAGCCATTGATCGTCGGCGGGGTCAGCATGGGCGGCATCATCACCCGGTACGCCCTCGCCGAGATGGAGAACCAGCGCCAGGACCACGAGACCGCGACCTACCTCTCCTGGGACTCCCCACACAACGGCGCCTGGATCCCGCTGATCCTCCAGCAGATGGCCTACTTCTTCGAGTCGCTGCCGGCCAAGCCCGGCAAGGTCAAAGAGGCCGAGCTGATCAGGAGCCCCGCCGCGCAGCAGCTGCTGTACGCCTGGATCCCGGACGCGAAGTACGAAGGCCCCGTCGCCACCTCCAGCGAACTGCGCACGCAGTTCCTGGCCGAACTGCGCGACCTCGGCCAGTTCCCGCAACGGCCGCGCAAGCTGGGCGTGGCCAACGGCACCGGCAACGGCACCGGCCGCGACCTGCCGGCCGGCACGGAGGTGTTCAAGCGGCAGGTGCCGCTGGTCGTCTACGCCCAGGCGAACTTCCAGCCCAACGGCGGAACGCGCAAGCCGATCGGTGAGATGCGGGCCGTCGGCCAGGTCCGACGGGGCTTCACCTCGTACGTTCCCGGCCTCGACGGCACGCCCGGTGGCACCCTCGGCTCCTTCGGCAAGATTGCCGCGGCACTCGGGGCTGACATCCCGGAGAAGTACAAGTTCAGCTGCTTCGTCCCCTCCGTGAGTGCGGTCGCGCTGGACTACGACCCGGCCAAGTGGGACGTCAACCCGTACGAGAAGGTCGAGGAAGCCGACGAGAAGAGCGCGCTCGACGAGTTCAAGTGCGACAGCGAGAACACTGAGCACAGCCAGGTGACCAAGCCACTGGTCGACTGGATCATGGAGCGAATCGTCCACTGATACCAACGACTTGGACAGTCCGGCATGCCAGCGGCGGTAGCGCAACAGCCCCGGATCGAGGAAATGCTGCGCTCGCGGGAAACCTTCGTGGAGGATCTCTTCAGTACGCTCCTGGACGAGTTGGGCTTCCCCAAGACCACCGAGCCCTCGCCAGAGCCAGAAGACACCGCTTCCAGTCTCTGACGCTCAAGACAGTCGCGGGACTCGCAATGTCTTGAGCGCTCTTGACATCGAACCTAGTCGTCGCTGGTCAGCCCATTCTCAGGACAACCGACGCGCAGTGGGCCTCTTCGACGACGCGGACCCCGCGGTCGACCGCCCGAGGATGGGTGGCCAGCAGCGTCTCGCCGCTGGCCCCGCGACGGTGGAATGCAGCATGCCCTGCGACTTCGTGGCCCGGCTCTCCACCAGCTGACGCGGTCGGACCCTGCGGGTCGGCACCGACTAGAGGTTGCCGCCGCAGGCGACCAGGCAGATTTCGCAGATGGGCCAGGAACACTTTGGCGCCTCCGGCGCTGTCAGTGCGGATGAGGATCCCGGTGCCATGGCGATGGGCATCGGGGATCTGGGCGAGGGCGGCGTCCAAGACGGTCATGTGGTCGCTCACGGTGTTCGCGCCGGCGTTGCCCGGCCGCAGCAGGGAAAGCCTTGTGCTCGAGCCTGGAATGCCGGCTCAGAAGGGCTTGCCGACGGGACGCATTGCTTCAGGGGCTCGACGGCGGTGGCTTGTATGCTCAGCCCATGAGAGAGCCTCATCCGGTCGAGCTATCCGGGACGTTTGTCACCAGGGGTGATGATCGTTGGCGCGATGATCGTTGGTACGGGCGGTTCCGGTTGCGGTTTCCTCAAGTGTCGCCGTGGCCCGACCTGTCCACGACGTTTGTTCGAGTACGTCCGGGATGGCGGTCCTTGGCCGAGGAAACGCTGGCACTGGTGACTGCCGAGATGCCCAGGCAGAAAACCTGGCCGGTCCATCTGCTCAACCAGAAGGTCCATGGGAGAGGATGGGAATTCGACCTGGGGCCACCGGAGGCTGACTACCTCTGCCTGGAGCAACTGTCGGACATCTGCTACATCGACATACGCAACCTTCACCAGCTCATCGACCTCCTGGCACCGGCCATGGAGGACGCGCACTTCTTCGTCTACTCGATGGGCGACGGCCTCGACCAGTGGGTTGACGAGGCGCGCATCCACGACGGGCGCAGCAGCTTTGCGCGGTGGGCCGTCGCGGGCGAGGCGTGGGCCGAGTTCCCTGCGCTGTGCGCGGAGCTCGGCGACAGTCGCGCCGGGGACGAGACCTTTGGTCGTTTCGTCACGTTGATGAGTGATCGGCGAGTCGTTTAATCGGCAGGCGCGAGGGGGCCGCGGGTCGGAGGGGCGGATCTCCAGCCGTGCCAGGCAGAGCTCGGCCGGGCGGTGCGGTCATGCCGCCACGTCGGCGCGCTCGACTAGGATGCCGTTCTCGAAGCGGGCGCCCGTGCGCACGAGGGACACGAGGTGGTCTGCGGTGATCGCGCGCCATCGGGCCTGGGGCGGACTCGACCAGTTTGAACACCATGGCGAGGCGTGGGGCTCGTAAAGTCATCGCTGCTGGTCAGTACCCGCCTCCAGGGTCGTCGGTGGGGACTTGTCATGCTGCCCTGATGATCGTGTCCCCGCTCTACCGCACCGCCCGTGCGCTGCTGTCCGTCCCCGCGGTCCTACTGTGCCGAGACACCGCCAAGGATGCGAACTGCTGGTGCCGCGGCACGAGAATGCCATCCTGCGCAGGCACGTGAAGGGCAGGGTGCGCTATGAGCCGGCCGACCGATTCTGGCTCGCCGCCCTCAGCTCGCTGATACCGCGTGGCCGCTGGGCCACCGTCTTCCCCGCCACCCCCGGCACTTTGCTGACCTGGCACCGCAAACCGATCGCCAGGAAGCGGGACTACTCCGCCGCGGCTCCCGCACCGGACGGCCGCCGACGGCAACCGCACTCGAGAGTCCCGCGCTGCGCCTGGCCGATGAAGATCCCCGCTGGGGCCACCGCCGCATCCAGGACCAGGGGCTTCACCCCCATTCCGAAGCGATGGGCCATCGAGCGGGCCTATGGCCGGCTCATGCTCCACCGCCGCCTGGCCCGTGACTCGAAACCCTGCCCACTCGCTCCGAAGCCATGATTCACCTCGCCATGACCGACCTCATGGCCCGCCGCCTCACCGGCGAAGCCACCATCTCCTGGCGCGACCCGACACCACAGACCAAACAGTAGATCCCGGGATAAAACACTGGGAGAAAACGACCTCTTAGGCCAGCGCCTCCGCCAGAACGCGGGGCAGAAAGGTGGAGGTCGGGACACCGACCTCCACGCAGAAGTCGGACAGTTTCAGTCCCGCGGCGTCGGTTTCGAGCTTCCGGTTCTTATAGATGTGCTGCTTCATCCGGTATCGGCCGGTCGGTGCTTCCTCGACGGGGATCGATCCGGCGTATCCGTCCAGGGTGAGGGCCCCGTTGCCGACGCGGCTGTAGGCGGGCAGATCGAATTCCATGTCCTCACCGGTTTCCCGGGCGTTGGGCAGGAGTCCGGCGAGCGACACCTTTTCCTTCGGGATGACTGTTTCCTGTGCGGTGTTCAGTTTGATGTAGATGAACGAGCCCTTGATCTCCATGGGGTGGATCGGCTCACCGTAGTAGAAGAACTTCGTCTTCTCCTTGTTCTGGGAGATCCCTTGGTACCTCCCCTTCTCGATCTCGTCCATCCGGATCATGAAGTAGGTGTAGTCCCGCATGTGGTCTCTGCCCAGGGCACCTGCCAGCCGGTCCACTTCCTCCATCGAGGTCACCTCGGTCCAGGCCCCGGCGTCGAACGGATGCGGGGAGGCGTTCACGGTAATGCTCAGGATTTCACGCAGAAGGCGAGCCTGTTTCTTCTTGTCCTTGGCCGCGTTCGCGGCCTTCAGCTCGTCTCCTAGAGTGGTGAGATTTGTGAACCGGTCATTTTCGAGCGGAGAGAAGTACCGGCCGTCGTAGTCCGTGTCGTCCCCGCTCTTGGTCGGTTCCGCGCGGAGGCTGGTGCTGGGGCCGAGGAACTGATTGCCGCCCTGCCACTCGTAGAAGGCGTAGCGGATTTCATTGAGGTTGTTTCCCTGAAATTCGGCCGTGTCGCCCCCGCCCGTCTTGACCAGCGCGGCGCGGAACCTTTTCTTGAAGTCGTCCCGGTTCATGTGCGGCGGAATCTCGACCTTCAGATTCTCCAGCATCTTGTCGGTGATCACCTCGGGAACCGCTTGGCGCAGCAGGGGCGCCCGCTGCCCGGGGTCCATGGATTCCAGCGCGCCGGTCAGCTGGGAGTGGGCAACGATGTGGTGCGCGGTCAGTTCCCACCCGTTGTGCGTGTCGCCGGCGGCGTGGGGGTTATCGCTGCGCATCCGCTGCACGTATGGGTCGCCCGAGCCGGGCGCGGGGGCCGTCGCCTCCGCTGCTTTACGGGCCGGGGCGCTGGCGGACAGGACGCGCGTCGCATGCGTTTCCGCCTCCCGTTCGAACCGGTCGGACGGGTCGGAGACCCGGAGGCCGCCGCCGTTGTCGGTGCCGCTCACCGGGCCCTGGCGCTGCTGGATGACGTGGGTCAGCTCATGGGCCAGGGTGTGCCGGTCGCCCCCGCCGTCGCCCAGCACGATGTGGTTTCCCGAGG
The sequence above is drawn from the Streptomyces sp. NBC_01591 genome and encodes:
- a CDS encoding glycosyltransferase family 39 protein; the protein is MIRTTARTTATSTLSWNARLSQQPATTGPDRRRRLRRTAEYYGPVLAVYGTLKFIGFAAFMWLLHSAGDYRTKNPRFGGGAHPWDVLASWDGWWYQQIAVHGYDPQLVPIPGATGPITLEGNSAAFFPLYPALMRLVSELTGLGVYGAGLLVSVVASLAAALGIYAITERLGGRRAGLAAAGLWAVWPGSGVEWAVYSDSLYVALAVWTCHAVLSGRWLTAGLLACVAGLNRPTAIALIAAVAVAALLALYRRRDGILRPVAAMAVAPLGLLAYLGWVGHQMGDYGGYFRLQSGAWAHEWDYGQHTLDVLTSVPVGHSDYLSAWPFADLIGIGVVLLALALLPLLIRLRPPAVLTVYTVLTLVLILGSQQIFGNVSRYLLPLFPLFLPLALALRRLSLTHQLMLLGIAALASGSYAGYGLFELGVP
- a CDS encoding eCIS core domain-containing protein gives rise to the protein MLRQAGHPWAEETHQHGAGCGHEQDGQPTVQRSAAHEVLHSAGQPLDSGTRADMEARFGADFTDVRVHNDGAARASAAEIGARAYTSGNHIVLGDGGGDRHTLAHELTHVIQQRQGPVSGTDNGGGLRVSDPSDRFEREAETHATRVLSASAPARKAAEATAPAPGSGDPYVQRMRSDNPHAAGDTHNGWELTAHHIVAHSQLTGALESMDPGQRAPLLRQAVPEVITDKMLENLKVEIPPHMNRDDFKKRFRAALVKTGGGDTAEFQGNNLNEIRYAFYEWQGGNQFLGPSTSLRAEPTKSGDDTDYDGRYFSPLENDRFTNLTTLGDELKAANAAKDKKKQARLLREILSITVNASPHPFDAGAWTEVTSMEEVDRLAGALGRDHMRDYTYFMIRMDEIEKGRYQGISQNKEKTKFFYYGEPIHPMEIKGSFIYIKLNTAQETVIPKEKVSLAGLLPNARETGEDMEFDLPAYSRVGNGALTLDGYAGSIPVEEAPTGRYRMKQHIYKNRKLETDAAGLKLSDFCVEVGVPTSTFLPRVLAEALA
- a CDS encoding glycosyltransferase, with translation MRSQGPLALKDLSRLPHRAPVATHHPEPVLDVVVPVFNEERDLEPSVRRLHAHLCETFPYPFRITIADNASTDSTPRIAARLADELPEAQWLRLAEKGRGRALRTSWSLSSAPVLAYMDVDLSTELTALLPLVAPLLSGHSDIAIGTRLAPGSRVVRGPKREITSRCYNALLRSVLAVGFSDAQCGFKAVRRDVAERLLPLIQDSEWFFDTELLVIAERAGLRIHEVPVDWVDDPDTRVDILATALADLRGIARIGRALARDTLPPGGSLRDGGADAPGRLATQLMCFAAVGAVSTLAYLLLYAALRPVAGSQAANALALLVCAVANTAVNRRLTFGLRGRGGVLRHQGRGLVVLLIGLALTGGSLAALHHAVPSAGQATELAVLLAANLAATLLRFLSFRAWVFRA
- a CDS encoding SigE family RNA polymerase sigma factor, producing the protein MEQSRARAFDEFVAARWSVLVHLARLLVGGDRHRAEDLLQESLVKLWFAWPRVADDAPEPYLRKVMVRAAARSGQRRWWGERPVEQLPEAAAVGDVSADVVERSRLEAALAQLSPKQRVAVVMRYYQDLPEGQVAEALGCPVGTARSHAARGVAQLRQLLGNVNEPVR